The nucleotide sequence GAACTAAGTGGAATTTTCTCCCCTTCAGACCAGGACTTGTTGGTGGGCATTGTATTGGTGTAGATCCCTTCTATCTCACACAAAAGGCAGAATCAGTAGGTCATCACCCTCAGGTAATTTTATCCGGTAGGAAAATAAATGATCAGATGGGAGAGTACGTGGCTCAGAAGGTCATAAAGCTGTTGGGCAGTAAAGGAGAGTTGAGTAATGAATCCAAAGTCTTAATTCTTGGTTTTACATTCAAGGAGAATTGTCCTGATACTCGCAATACACGTGTGATTGATATTTACGATGAGTTTTTAACTTATGGAATAAAAGTTGAAATATTTGATCCTCAAGCGGATAAAAAACAGGTGAAATCAGAATATGGAATTTTGCTTGAGGACACGATAAAAAATGATTATAATGCAATTATCCTAGCAGTCGCTCATACTGAATTTTTAAGTATGGACTGGAAAGCACTTAGAAAATCTACGTCAGTCATTTATGATGTGAAGAGTATTCTTCCGAAAGTTTTAGTAGATGGCAGATTATAAGGAAAACATTATCCCCCATTCTCACCAAATTAGACTCGAAGATCGAATCCTGCAAAAAGGTTTTAGGCCAAAATTAGTGTGGTTTACTGGCCTCTCTGGATCTGGAAAATCAACACTAGCCAGTGGCTTAGAAGCTTATTTCTTTAATAAAAATGTCAGTACCTACGTTCTCGATGGTGATAATATCCGAAGTGGACTCAATAATGATCTGGATTTTGGTGATATAGGAAGAAAAGAGAATATTAGAAGAATATCAGAAGTTTCAAAATTGTTTGTGGATGCAGGTGTGTTAGTCTTTACAGCATTCATCTCACCATTCAATGAAGACCGAGAGACGGCAAGAAAACTAATAGGGAGTGAGAATTTTATTGAGGTATTCGTAGAATGCCCTTTGAAGATATGTGAAGAGAGAGACGTAAAAGGCCTTTATAAAAAAGCCAGAGCTGGCGAGATTGAAAATTTTACTGGGATAAGTTCACCTTTTGAGAAACCGACCAATTCAGACATAAAACTGAACACGGCTGAACATTCATTAGATGAGTGTTTAAAGAAATTAATTGAAGAAATAGAACCGAAAATAAGATTATGAAATGAACAAAAAGAAAAGCTTGTCAATCGAAATGGCATTATACTTTTTGCAAATTCCCGTTTCGGCGGACCGATGTGACCATTTAAAAATGTACATCATACATGAAGAATTATAACCTGACACATTTGAAAGAGTTAGAAGCTGAGTCAATCTACATATTGAGAGAGGTGACTGCTCAGTTTCAGAAACCTGCTATATTATTTTCAGGAGGTAAAGACTCCATATGTGTAGCACATTTAGCCCGAAAGGCTTTTCACCCAGGCAAGATTCCATTCCCTTTGGTACACATTGATACTGGCCATAATTTCCCTGAGACCATGAAGTTTCGAGATAGTTTGATAAATGAATTGGGAGCGAAACTGATTGTTGGTTCAGTCCAGAAATCAATAGATGAAGGTAGAGCAGTAGAGGAAAAAGGCAAGAATGCCAGTAGAAATGCCATCCAAACAGTGACTTTGTTAGATACAATAGAAGAGTATGGATTCGATGCATGCATAGGCGGAGCTAGAAGAGATGAGGAAAAAGCAAGAGCGAAGGAGCGATTCTTTTCTCATCGCGATGAGTTTGGACAGTGGGATCCTAAAAATCAGCGACCTGAACTTTGGAATATATTTAATGGAAAACAAAGCTATGGAGAGCACTTTCGTGTATTCCCATTGAGCAATTGGACGGAGATGGATGTTTGGCAATATATCATGGCTGAAAACATAGCGATTCCTTCACTCTACTTTGCTCATCAAAGAGATGTAATTTGGAGAAATAATACATGGTTGCCAGCCTCGAATTTCATCCAAATTGATGCCGGGGAAGAAGTCGTCAACAAGCAAATACGGTTTCGTACACTAGGAGATATTACAATCACTGGAGGTATTGAGTCGGATGCGGATTCGTTGGAAAAAATTGTTGACGAAGTTGCTGCTGCTCGACATACTGAGCGAGGTAATAGAGCAGATGATAAACGTTCTGAGACTGCAATGGAAGATAGAAAGAAGGAAGGATATTTTTAGGTTAGCCATTGGCTTGTGCTATTAGCCTATAGTTCATGAGAGATTATACTAAGTACGATATTTGGAAAGGTGGAATAGAGATTTCCATCAAGAAATATAAATTGACAAAGCCCTTTCCTGAGGAGGAAAAATTTGGGATAGTTTCTCAACTTAGAAGGGCTTCTGTTTCAATTTCTTCAAATTTTGTTGAAGGATGTAGTATAAGTTCAGAGAAAGAATTCAAAAGATTTATTGAAATAGCCCTCGGTTCAGTTTTTGAGCTGAAAACTCAATTGATTATTTCAAATAAGCTTGGTTTTACAGAAGAAAGATTATTAACTGAATTAACAGAAATGATTGACAAAACATCTAAGCAATTAAATGCACTAAGAAATAAATTAAAATGACCTTGAAACCAAAAAAATCAACTAACGTCAACAACCAACAACGAACGGCTAAAGGCCAACAGCTAAAGGCCAACAGCTATCTCGATATGGAATTGCTGCGTTTCACTACAGCAGGGAGCGTAGATGACGGAAAGAGCACATTGATTGGCCGCTTGCTTTACGATTCAAAATCAATCTTTGAAGATCAATTGGAGCAGGTGCGAGAGACAAGTGAGAGACGAGGTGCAACGGAAGTTGATCTTGCATTATTAACCGATGGACTTAAAGATGAGAGAGAACAAGGTATAACGATTGATGTAGCATACAGGTATTTCGCAACTCCGAAACGCAAATTCATCATAGCGGATACACCAGGTCATATTCAATATACACGCAACATGGTTACAGGAGCTTCAACAGCCAATGTTGCACTAATTTTAATTGATGCAAGAAACGGTGTTGTGGAACAGACTTGCAGGCATTCTATTATTGCTTCCTTGCTCCAAATCCCACATGTAATTGTTTGCATAAAC is from Marinobacter alexandrii and encodes:
- the cysC gene encoding adenylyl-sulfate kinase; the protein is MADYKENIIPHSHQIRLEDRILQKGFRPKLVWFTGLSGSGKSTLASGLEAYFFNKNVSTYVLDGDNIRSGLNNDLDFGDIGRKENIRRISEVSKLFVDAGVLVFTAFISPFNEDRETARKLIGSENFIEVFVECPLKICEERDVKGLYKKARAGEIENFTGISSPFEKPTNSDIKLNTAEHSLDECLKKLIEEIEPKIRL
- a CDS encoding four helix bundle protein; the encoded protein is MRDYTKYDIWKGGIEISIKKYKLTKPFPEEEKFGIVSQLRRASVSISSNFVEGCSISSEKEFKRFIEIALGSVFELKTQLIISNKLGFTEERLLTELTEMIDKTSKQLNALRNKLK
- the cysD gene encoding sulfate adenylyltransferase subunit CysD — its product is MKNYNLTHLKELEAESIYILREVTAQFQKPAILFSGGKDSICVAHLARKAFHPGKIPFPLVHIDTGHNFPETMKFRDSLINELGAKLIVGSVQKSIDEGRAVEEKGKNASRNAIQTVTLLDTIEEYGFDACIGGARRDEEKARAKERFFSHRDEFGQWDPKNQRPELWNIFNGKQSYGEHFRVFPLSNWTEMDVWQYIMAENIAIPSLYFAHQRDVIWRNNTWLPASNFIQIDAGEEVVNKQIRFRTLGDITITGGIESDADSLEKIVDEVAAARHTERGNRADDKRSETAMEDRKKEGYF